One Harpia harpyja isolate bHarHar1 chromosome 11, bHarHar1 primary haplotype, whole genome shotgun sequence genomic window, TATAACCTTGTTCTCTCCCTCCCGACGGCTCAGTGTGCTGATTCGACCTGGCTGCAGGCTGGTGTAGGGGAAAGGCTCACCACTGTCACAATTTCCTTACGCACTTTTGATGCCAGTCATAACCCCAAAACGAACACTGCGGAGAAATTAGCAAGCTTTTCTTCACAGTGTCCTATAAAGTTAGGTGCTAAGCACGGTTTACAGGCAACAAGCTGAAAGAGAGAAACGAAAGCACTGCTATACCAAGCAccaattttaggatttttttcaaagaattcaGTGGTTGTATGGCTTGTGGTATGCTCTGTATTCAGCCCCAGGAGTCCCAAACATCAGTCTTGAGCCTGGCCACCTTGAAGTCTGCTACCATGTCCAAATGTTCTCTTACTTCATCCCCTCAAGTGTATCTTCCATCTCCCTTCAAGCAACAGGGCTGgatttttgtttacttgtttaaTTTGTCTGCATGAAGACAAAGGATGGTGGAGGGGGAAGAATTCTGGCTGAAATGGTGGTTAGACCTTTCGGGCCAGGGTCCCACAAGAGAGAAGAATCAGCACATGGTGGCAGAAGCTCCCAGCACCCAGTGCCACCTGTGGCCACGACCAGCTCTCGGCGAAGagcctggtgccagcagggacaGAGGCTGTTGGTGCTCTGTTCCTTGCCATGACAGGCTTGCCCCTGCCCCTCAGTGCAAGGTCCCAAGCCCATTTTCAGGTTCTCTcatgctttctgtttctctcctcagCCTGTCTAATGAGCTAACAAAGTATTTAtcacaaaacccacagaaattacAAGACCAACAGGATGCCTTCTTCTACAACCTGCACATAGAAGCCTTTCTAGTGACATTTCCTAGCACAAGAGAAATCGAGGGGGAGTTCTGTGGGCATGGTTTTTCTCGGCATCCGAAGCAGACTTGATGCCACTAGCCTTCATTGCACTGATACACGTTGGGGGGAGGCACTGAGGATAGGCTTCCCCAGGCTTTTATGCCAGGCTGGGGAACCATGTCTGTATCTTTTCCATCCTAAGCGCACTCTGGGAGCAGGAACCACTCAGAGCAGCAAGTTATGTTAGCATCAGAATAAAACATCTCAAGGCCCAATGCACAGCACTGGTACTTCTCTTGTAGCACTGTGGAGACAATCCTGCCAGGTCTGAAACATCTTTATTCTGTGACTGGGAGGGCTCTAGATATAGTGACCACATGGATGCATAGACTGACAGATGGATCACATCCTGTCTTGCCACTGAACTCCCCCCTGTGCAGAATAAAATGCATATGATGACAAAATAAACACTTCAAGGGCAGAGAGACGGTACCTAAGGGTGGTTCGAGATGGATCAAGAAATTATCATCCTCTTCTCTCCTTCAACAGCCTTGCCTGAGTCACATCCTCCAGTCCAGGAAGCAGGGTCTCCACAGGATGCAAGTGGGGAGTTTCGAGCAAACCTTCAAAACGGTCATTCCCTACCCTCATTGCAAACTCACACACCAGGGTGGCAGAGGAGCCCTCGCAAAGCTCCTCACTTGAGTCCTTGGCAGTTCAGATAAACAAGCGAGCACAGCTGCAAGCAGGAGGCAGAAACACCTCTCCACCCCCAAACTTCAAAGGCTCTGACAACAATATCATGTTTGCTATGGCCACAGCTCTGCTAAAAGACAGTAGCTGGCTAAGCCACAGTAACTCCCTGCCACATCCAGGCCTTAAATTAGCTCTCAGCAGCAAAGCACTGCACACACACAGCCACACATAGCCTGGCAGGACCACTGGATGGCTAGGACATGCAGTACCAATTTCAGAACACAACAGCAAGGAACATCACAAAGCCTGCAACAGCACACTTCTGCTGCTTATCTAAAAGCTATCCAGACAACCCACCCTCACTCAAGCCAAGTGCAGCAATGGCATTTGTCTACTGAATATGCCGAATTCCTCCCGGTTCTTCCCTGTTGAAACCAAGCAGGGAATTAGAGCAAATTACATCCTCTTTTGTTGCTAGAGCATTTCTGATCTTCTGTGGTTTGGATTTCTCTTTCAGGACTTTAATGAAAGCCAAATCTTGGATACCTGTTCTCCATGCAGAAGCCTTAGCAGGGAGCACACATAAAAGAGAATGGTAGCAAGCCACTCTGTCAGCATGTGCTTCGGAGCCTGTGCTGAGATTGGCAGCTTGTACCAGAGTTTTGGTTGACCCCATGATTGCTGAGAATTGCACCAGCTATAAACAGATTGCACCCTGCTTAGGGAATTTCATGTTCATCACACCTCCAGCATGAACAACTAGCTTGTAGACTGTTTCAATTAGGAGAGACAAATCTCACTCTCCAACgcctttttctgaaatcttttgcCTCTGTGTTGACATAAAGCTCACTAGCAATGCCAGGAGAAATGCATGTCCCCAGCACAGGGCTCAGGAGAGCACACAGTCCAGTTTTGATTGTCATTCAGATGGCTCAAAAGGCCAGCTACTCCCTTGGCCAGTGCAGGTTTCCAAGCTGAACGTCCCAGGGAATTAGCTGACCAGGAAGCTTTCACTCCCCAAGAATCACCTGACAAAGGGGAACTGGAGGAATCCCCAAGGACAAAAGGAAACTGGGCAAGGAGACATTTTCAACTGTTGTTGAAGGAAACTGGTTGTGGAGTatgggaaaaagagagagagagagaaaatctcTGTAGTGGTTTGTAAGTGGGGGAGAGAAGTTGTTTCTCCGTAAAGAGGGCTGAGTCATACAGAGTGTCCTGAGGAATGGTGAGACAACTGAGGCAGAGGAAAGCACACTGGGGTTTGTTATTCCACCTAGAGCTTTTTGTCACTTTGCTACCCAGAGGAAAGAGCAgcttattttcaaaaaaaccatgAGTCTTCACAACAGAAAGCCTATGTGCCTGTTCACATCACTGCCGATGTTCTGGCAGGGGTAACCGGCCAGACCAGCGCCTACTGGTAGGATCCTATAGCAGCACTGCTGGTCACACCACAGGCAGGAGCCAGGGAACTCAACATCTCTTCACACCTCTGTCTGGCAGAAGACGCCATTGCAGACACTGCCAGCAGTCTCCTGCACCACAGCCTGCAGTCCCACATCTCCTTTGTCAGGGCTTCAGTCATGTACAGGGAACGGAACATTTGACTCTCTGTGTTACTCCAAGAGATGAATCAGCAACAAGTTgtcaagcttttcttcttttctcttttttttttttaaattaaaatcaacaaGAAATTCACATGCAACTTGCCTCACCTTGCATCAAAACTCCTCTCTCTTTACTCATCCTTTCTTTTGCGTTAAACCTCAGTCACTTAGTCATgcctaaaattacatttttgtcacCATGATGTAATATGCCCACATGTCAGAGCActagaaaaataacagcaatattTAAGTTtacctcccttccctttttttcccctaaccaCTAGACAATGCTCCTTCCCAACCTGGTAAAAATTTGGCAGAGTCTTTACAGTTCCATGGGCTGGAAGAAATAACCCCACAAGATATTGTCACAGAAACTTAGACAGCCCAAGGCTGGCTTCAGGTAAatgaataagcaaaaaaaaaaaaaaaaaaaaatcaatcccgCAGAAAAACAACGAAAGCAACAACGAAACTTGTCAGATCAAATAGAAGGTTGCTGTCTGAACTCACAGGATTTGAGTAGCTTCAGACATATCAATTCTTCCATTCTTACTCATgctctctcttctccctgggagGTCTACAGAAACAGTCATGTATAACACATCTCAACAGTGACAGTTCCAGCTACTACAGCAACTAAGCTGTGAGGTTTCTGAGCCAAGATGTGTATGCGAGCAAGCCTGCCAAGAGCCAGTCCACGTTGTGACTCCATTTCTTGTCTCTGACACTCTGATGCCTCACCACATACCAGGGATCAGCTGGAGATCAGCAACTGCTTGTTCTGCTTTTGCATTACAGGTGTCCTTCAGGTCTTTGCTGTGCACCAGTCACCTTCCTCCCCATCACAAGTGACCACGGACTGGTAAAGAGTCAGGACACATGGATGCAATATGCAGTATTGATATGAGGTATGCTGGCCATAGCTGTCCAGGGAATATTTCTCCCTCTCTGACTGGGATTTCTCCACTGGGGAAAGcggagctgctggcagggctgtttgcCAGCACACCACCTTCCACCTCCACAGATCTGTGAGAAACAGCACCCACTGCGTAGCAGCACCCATTGCACACCAGCCCTGCTCATTGCTCATCCTGCCTCACTCTCTGCTTATACTCTGTCTCTCAGAGCTCACCCAGCATCCCTTTGGTTCCACTGCACTTTTGCTGTAGAAGCAGCATTGACCCTATCCATACAGTCCTTTCTATAACACAGTCCCTTCTGCCACCCTGGTTACTGTACATACTGAGCCTAGCCAAGGTTTTTAAGACACTAGAATGCTGCCCTCCCCCTTCCTCCACCGGGACAGATAAATAGGATGCAGCATCTGATACACATTGACCACAGAAGAGGCCATATCTCTATCAAGCAGCTCATTGTGCTCAGCCACATAGCAGCACAAATGTTTCTATGTCACACAGAGCCCTGATTTGGCCAGCTGCACACCCAAATGCACAGGCATCTCCTGGAAAGGGTTCAGCTGACCACAAGAGCTGTCTGTGTGCCTGCAACACACCCGCTGGCTCAGCACTGGCCAGGTCCCTCGGGGTGGATCACATAGGAAAGCACACCTGTGCCTAGGAAGAAAGGACATGAACCCCAGAAGACCCCCAGGCAGTGGGAGCAGACCAGACACCTCTTATCAGAAGACGATCCGGGCTTGTCACTTCCTGTCAGCCATGTTCTCCGCAAAGGAGAGTCTCTCTGGAGCCCTGTTAAATGGTGCCTGAACTCTGGGGTACCTCTACACGTGGCCCAGGCTGCTCCGTCAGGAGGGAGGAGGTCAGCTCAGACCACTGCAATCCAGAAACATGACCTGCAGGGAGGAATCACTTATTTTCCTCaagactgaaaaaacccaaacatcacAATGGCCAACCCTGCCGATGGACCTGGGATATCCTTACTAGTGCAGACACCCTTCCCTTGCTGGGGAGGGAACAAAATACttgataatttcaaaataaatttcaataatttgaatatttttattaaataattttaaataaagtccAAGAGCTATTAATAATGTCAGCATTAAATATTCATTAAGTATTTAATGGTAACAATAAGCAAGTATTTCACCAAATGAACAGCTCATTAGCTAGATAAACAGATGACTTTAATAAAGCCATTGTGGCACAAGCAGTCTGTGAATTGACTCTATGTGGTTTGAAATTGTATAATCCTGTCATGACGTTACTTTGAATCTTTAGTCAGAGCTCACAAGCTAAGTAGTGGATTTGCTCTGGGCAGTTTAAAGCGATATTTGAGGAAGGGATCACAAAGCAGAAACTCATCTTACTGGCAGCCATACCACTGACTCCACACAGTCACAGCTGCTCTCTGACTTGGGAGCAAGCCTAGCAGCACCTAGCTTTATCCTGCAAGGATAAACCAGCTCTGTCCACTTCAGGAGATCTCAGCACTATTTATAACATGACTGTCCACCTCACTGTGCCACTGTCTCTGAAATGTGCAGGTCCGTGCTGCCTCTAGCATTTCAGATAAAAAGACTAACAGATCTTTGCCCTCTCCTGATGTGCAGCGATCCTGCCCCAGAACTGACTGCATTCACAGTCTAGATAAGTTACTATGTGCTGACTTACAGAAACCTTGGGGAGCTTTCCTGCCCTTCCCCAATACAGTACTAGCAGAGTATAACCTCAGCGTGAGTTTCCTCTGGGCACTGAATGCCCTGTGTGTCTCCAAGCTgcttaccagtaaagaaagcaAACATGCAATATGTTCAGCTAGATTTGCTCCAGAAATAGCTGCAAGCTTGCAGGCATGTGTACATACAGATGCCCACTCCCCACTTGGATGTCTGGTCACTGGGAAAGCAACACAGCACAAACAGCAACCAAAAGAGGATAGCACTTTCCAGCCTTTCCTGGCAGGGTCTGGATCCAGCACCTCTATCCCTGCACTATGTGGTTTGCCCCTCTGATACTAGGAGGATGTGGGGTCAGTGAGAGAGCATCAATCAAGCAAAAAGGTCCCTAAACTTTGACTTCTTGAGGCATTTTCCATCCTGAGAAATGCAGTAGAAATATCcaagtgcagcaacagctgtgTGAGCAGAGAGGTGCAGTGTTTGTGTCACACTGGCCACACCAGTAGCCAGTCCACTTCTAAGTTTCAAAGAAATAGGTTTCCCTGAAGCAAGCAACAGCAAACCACAGGCCACACACCACCGAGCCAAAAGCAGCAccatggaaaaggaaataaatgctgCAGGCTGCTAAAGAACAAGTTCACTGTGACCAACATCAGAGCTGCAAGAAGGTAGGCAAAGATGATGATGCACCACAGCTGCAGCCTTTGTGTACTGCCTGGTGGCAATGTGGCAGACAGCCCTGGGGTTAACCCATGCAAGGGAAGAGCTCCATGAACCAGACACCAGAGTGAGCAAATAGGGTTTTTTAACACCAAAGCACCACTTCCTTTCCTTGCCCATCAGACTGCCAGGCAGGAAGTGCTGCTGGGGCCAGAGGGCACATGGAGGAGCATGGGGCCTTTGGGGATGGTAGTGCTTCCGCTCAGCAACAAGTGTCTGGCTCCACTCAAGCTCAAGCTTGAGATCAGTCCCCTTCCTGATGGCCAAACTGGGCTTGGGCTGCCTCGTCTGTGCTGCCCACATCACACCTCCCTGATCCCCAAATCCTGATGTCTTGATGCTGGAGCCCCAAAGCTCCATGGCAGGGGACCCCATGCCCCACCAAGTAGGAATTGAAGTGGGGTCAGGCTCCCAGATTTCTGCCATGCTGCTGGAGGAGTGGGGTGCTGGCCCCTGATCACAGAGGCCTTCAGGACTTCAGCCATTGCAGAAGTCTGCTGCCCCAAATGAGGAAAGGCAGTGCCACTTACtagaaaaatatatctttatttaCCATCTGTGTTTTGCTCGGGAGAGAATACCCTGTGACAAGGGTGCCAGCCAAAGACATGCTGTTGATGGTGGTCAGCATGCCCCCACCTGCACCGTGCAGGGGGTGGCAGGACCAGGTCTCCATGGGGGACGCTGATGTGTcaaaaggatgggaagggggttGGAGATGCTGCTTTCATCTCAGGCCCCACTGCCCTCCACCGCTGTCTTGTTCAGTTCCTGTCAGCAGAGCACGTGGCTTCCCCACCAGCTCCACCACCACGGCACAGTCATGGTTTCTCTCCCAGGCTGGGACCCCTGTCATGGCATCACTGCTTCTGGCACGTTCCTTGCAAGGAGTTAAATAAAGAGGTTGGGGGGACATTTTCTGGGATGGGAATGGTCAATAACTTAATGCAAAATGAATGTATCACACCTAACAAACCAGCTAGCAGGCAGGTGCTGGTCATACAGCAGTCACAGTGCCAAGTGCCTGGGCAGGGTGGCCAGCCATGGCTCGGGGCAGGCAGTTGAGGCCTCCGTACTACTCATTCCCACACCACTGCCTGTGGTGTGGCACAGCATGGCCCAGGCACCCGCAGCCTTGGCTCAAGGGGCCTCCTTGATGCCCACCGGCTGTTCCCACACGCCTGCTGGCCCAAGCTCACCAGGGCCATGACATCATGTGGGGCCGCTGGCACCAGCATCTTCTCAGGTAGCAAGTAGTGAGTTTCAATGGGGTCTTCAGCACACTATGTTTcgagtttgttggttttttcagAGGGGGAAAATGTGTGATTCTCTTCAGGTAGACACAGTACAGCCCCAGTGCTTCCCAGAGGTCTGCAGGTCTGCTTTTAAGCCTTTACCTGTTGCTTGAACCCTCTTACACTGAAGGCCAAAACATAGTTTCTTGGTGGTGCGAGACACTGGCTTGGCCACTGCCGCTCAGGCAGCACTCACCCCTCACGCATccatgtgtgtgggggggggccTGCCAGCCACGCTCCAACAGCCCCATTCAAAGCTTAAATAAGCCGAAGAATGTCTTGGATTCCTCAAAATTAACCAGAGCAATTTTGGAGACATTGACATGCAAACTGTCCATCTTCCTGAGCTTGAATAAAGCCCCCAGGTAGCTTTTCCGGGCCCATGTTTTCTGACTCGTACAGTAGTTGATGCCTTTGTCCTCCATCAGCACGTGGCTGCCTGGCAAGGCTGGGTTTTTCTTGTAGACAATGTGGGTCAACACCTGGCTGCTGCAGACACTGCCCCGGAAGAGCACGTTGGAGTATACGAAGTACAAGCCAGTCTCATTTATGACGAGGCCCTGATCGCGGTACTGAATGCCGTTGGTGAAGGCGTGGCCAGAGATGGGTTCCCACTCCAGAGGGAGGTCCTGCTGGACCGGGTTCCCTGGAAGCCCAAATAAGAGAAAAAGTGCAGTAAGTGCAAGCAGTTGTGTGGTTTTTCCTCAAGTCACACCCCACGTCAAAACAAGTCAACTGTTCTCCAAGTCCTTGTCTGCAGCATGGAAAGTCCACCCCAACCTCAGGCTTGTGGGAGCTCTCACCTTCACCTTGCTCAACAACAGCCACTTATGACAGCCTTCTGCCCCGCACACCCCAGATACAAACCCAAACCGAAAACCAGAGCCCTCACTGAAAAGCCTAAATGAGGGGAAGATTTTAGCTGTGGAGTAACTTCCCTCTGTCAGAGCACACATGTTACCAAAGGAAAATAGGAAAGCCTGTGTGAGCTGGGCTCCTCACAACTACAACCATGCTACCCTCTCACCCAAGCCACCTCTGCCCAATCCCCTGCTCCCACATTTTGCTGGCCTCCCTCAGCACATACCTGTTAAGTGTGCTGCATTCCTTGCTTCCTTTATCATTGACTGCTCCTTCTGCCCTGcacaaaaaaagggaagatatATTAGCCATATGCTCCATGGAGAAGCCAGcccagaaagcagaaggaagccaACCATGAAGCTGAAATGGGGCAGAttcagagcagcacagggcaCATAAGCACCATGGCTTAGCGCAGCGAGGTAAAGCAGTTCTTGGGCAAACACTGCAGGGCAAGAGGAGGAGTTAAAAAGGAAGAGTTGCAGCAAAGGATCCAGATGTGATCAAAAGCAAGGGGAAAGAGCAAGGAGAGCTTTCATCTTAAACGGCTCAGTTGGTGAGCTCAAGCAGAGCCCTCTCAGGCTGTAGGAGAGGGACAATAGTGCCGCTTTACCCAGCATCTCTGGCCCATGCCAAGGTGACTTGCTCATGTCCTGTCACAGGTGAGCCTGTTCTGTTGCCCCCCTCCAGTCCAGCACTGCCAAAGACAGGTGTACCCATGGCAGTGGACTTCTGTCTGCTGAGTACCAACCCTCCTTACAACTAGATCAGACACTTGAGACATCCTGCAAACCATCCCGCTGGCCAGGCAGACCTTGTCCTCAGAGAGGCAGAGCACAACTGGGAAAATTCTGCCTTCCCTGGAGGGCTCCGTTCCCCTTGGAGAGATGGGCCAGTTACAGTGACTTGGTATTTGGATCCCATCTCACTCCATCCTTCCCTTCTCAGCATCAACTTCCAAGCATCATGTTCTCAAACTTTAGAAGCAGCCTTTTCTCAAGCCAATTaaattttcctctcctctcccccttcttCACACTATTTCcctggcttgctttatttatcCATCCCCCCTCAGGAAATTCAGGGTTACTGTTTATGACTTATGTTCAGCTACTACTAAAGTAGCCTGTGATCAGACCACTGAGCATCCAGTTAAAATGACAGCTCCCCTTCCCCTAAGCATTACAAAATCTATTGATATGGGAGTTGATGGGAACCAGGACTGCCCTTTCCAGAGAATTTTGCTATTTCCAAATTTGCTTTCATTCAGTATGAGAACaaacttgaaaagaaattaactttCCTACTAATCAAAAAtcctcaagggaaaaaaatcttttcagatcTAGCAAAAATTGTCAAGAGAGCTGAAAATTTTTTACTTGGCCATCTTTAAAAAGGGATATCCTTACTGATAACATTAACAtagaaagtaaaagtaaaataatagtTTGGAAgttcaaaatatgatttttaaattgtTCCATTCAGATTGaaaatctttgggtttttcctgaatgaaatttagaaaaattGGCAGGTTCTTGTGGAAAGTTTCAATTTCACTGAAATgacatttctaaaagaaaaaaactccatATATAATCAGGCTCTTCTCAACtagctttggctgcagtgagaCTTTGTACCAaaagaatttaggaaaaaaataagttgcGATCTCAAGGGTGCGAGTGAATCCCCCACCCCCACAGAAAATGAAACCCTCTGCATCCTCCCAGAATCTTAAAAGAGtaaggagagaaagaagtaaCACGTGCAGTACCCTTCTCCGTTCTCCTCCTTCCATTCATGTTGTTGCTGTACGTTAGGACAGCCAGAAACTCACTTTTACAGTAGAGTACCCCCAGCACCGTTGCTCCGCTGGGCCTGGGAGGCCCCCAGGTAGAGGCACGCTGTCACAGGAACCTGTGGCTGACACCTCCAAGCACTccagcaggcagggtgcaggaCCCCATCCCCACACCCCAGAGATAAAGCTCTTTTTCCAGCCAAGCAAGTGAAATCAGCACTTTCAGAGCATTACAGTGCCTTTGCCCCCGATGAGGAGAGGGAAGAGTTCGACAGGAGCATTCTCACACATTAACACAGAGGAGTTCCTCCTCTATGTACATCAACTCACCTATGAGTTTCTCCAAAGCTGGAGGGATGTGTTCAGTACTGGCAGACTGTCAAAAGAGAAGAGTGACAAGCCATCTTAGCAGAGTGAGAGGCATAAGGGCATCATCTAAAGCAGCCAAGGACTATCTTTGGCAGTGGCTAATTCTGGGTGCTCACAGGGAGCTGCAAAGTGCTAAGAAATATGCAGGGAAAGAAACCTTGCAGCACTCAGAAACACAAAGACACCCAGATATATCAGTTACCAATAGAGCAGTCCCCCACAGTAATAAGCAACCCCACTTACACTGGCATGGCAGACATTTAAATGCCACCAGCCCGCCCCTGGGGAGTTTTGCACCACCTGAGCATCTCAGACCcaattttaagtttttcttttttttcctgtttccccaGAGCCTCTGTGACCAGCCAGGCAGACCTCACCTCTCTGAGTTCAGCCAGTTCCTTCTCCAGGTGGAAAATCTGAAACATGCTCAGCCCCACTCCAGTGAGGGCCACCAGGATCAGCAAGGAGATCACCAGGAAGCCAACACTCCTCCTTTCCCTGTTGTTCCTTGGTTTTGTCCTCCGGTCGGGTACTGGTGGTGGAAAAGGAGCGACGGGAGGTGCAGGGGGGCAGGAAGTACTGGGGTTGGCACAGCTGTCCACCCAAAAGATCTGGGGATACACGTAGTTCAAGTTCTGCTGCATGGCCGGGAGCGGGATGGGCTGGACGTGCTTAGCGTGATCTTCCATATGGCAGCCAAAAACTGCTGGGGCTGTCCCAGACTGAGCCCTGGG contains:
- the FASLG gene encoding tumor necrosis factor ligand superfamily member 6, whose translation is MLEAFIELQHLSWVFAAGVMQAHKGRAGSSPRAQSGTAPAVFGCHMEDHAKHVQPIPLPAMQQNLNYVYPQIFWVDSCANPSTSCPPAPPVAPFPPPVPDRRTKPRNNRERRSVGFLVISLLILVALTGVGLSMFQIFHLEKELAELRESASTEHIPPALEKLIGQKEQSMIKEARNAAHLTGNPVQQDLPLEWEPISGHAFTNGIQYRDQGLVINETGLYFVYSNVLFRGSVCSSQVLTHIVYKKNPALPGSHVLMEDKGINYCTSQKTWARKSYLGALFKLRKMDSLHVNVSKIALVNFEESKTFFGLFKL